A genomic segment from Aegilops tauschii subsp. strangulata cultivar AL8/78 chromosome 1, Aet v6.0, whole genome shotgun sequence encodes:
- the LOC141039204 gene encoding uncharacterized protein: MSYGIYDHVDGTVDAKHRRHDIAWTQVDWCIVRWLYTMLSAELQGMVPQDQPSAFTLWTAICSLFLDNRTQRGLIALEEFHSLRQEHLSVMDYFTRLQTLADTLRDCDMAVTDRGLVSNMLRGLSNKFSHAIGTMTYDETKLPTFLQARSYLLQEERRIDRAAAHEPATVLHVAARAAATPAPTPAPAPPAPPTNPGSFNNNNGQRGRKRRKGGNGGTGGSGPPAGHGGASGHAPALPAGAPMHHPAPLFPGFNPWTGTFQAWPVMPRPSGAGVLGPRPSTHGLLAATGAGPTPTPPAATWDMSSLQQALLFMPQPYSGGGDWFFDTGATSHMAADPGMLSRPFSTNTHPGIIVGNGTTMPVSHSGDAIIPTPSSSLTLRNVLISPHLIKNLISVRAFTRDNFVAVSFDPFGFSIKDLTSGTVLLRCNSSGDLYPLRPTA; encoded by the coding sequence ATGTCATACGGCATCTACGACCACGTCGACGGCACCGTCGACGCCAAGCACCGCCGCCACGACATCGCCTGGACTCAGGTGGACTGGTGCATCGTCCGCTGGTTGTACACCATGCTTTCCGCGGAGCTCCAAGGTATGGTTCCGCAGGACCAACCCTCTGCCTTCACCCTATGGACGGCCATCTGCAGCTTGTTCCTGGACAACCGCACTCAGCGCGGCCTGATCGCCCTCGAGGAGTTCCACTCTCTTCGTCAGGAGCACCTCTCCGTCATGGACTACTTCACCCGCCTGCAGACCCTCGCCGACACCCTCCGCGACTGCGACATGGCCGTCACGGACCGCGGCCTCGTCTCCAACATGCTGCGCGGCCTCTCCAACAAGTTCAGTCACGCCATCGGCACCATGACGTACGACGAGACCAAGCTTCCGACGTTTCTCCAGGCACGCTCCTATCTGCTCCAGGAGGAGCGGCGCATCGATCGCGCGGCGGCCCATGAGCCCGCCACCGTGCTCCACGTCGCGGCTCGCGCCGCCGCCACGCCCGCGCCCACCCCGGCGCCCGCCCCGCCCGCTCCTCCGACAAACCCGGGCTCCTTCAACAACAACAACGGCCAGCGAGGCCGCAAGCGCCGCAAGGGCGGCAATGGCGGCACCGGTGGCTCCGGCCCTCCTGCCGGCCACGGCGGGGCTAGCGGCCACGCCCCCGCCCTGCCAGCTGGCGCACCCATGCACCACCCTGCTCCCTTGTTCCCGGGGTTCAACCCCTGGACCGGCACCTTCCAGGCCTGGCCCGTGATGCCGCGACCCTCTGGCGCCGGTGTGCTCGGCCCTCGCCCCTCCACTCATGGGCTCCTCGCGGCCACGGGCGCTGGACCCACGCCCACTCCTCCCGCCGCCACTTGGGACATGTCCTCGCTCCAGCAAGCCCTCCTCTTCATGCCGCAACCCTACTCCGGCGGTGGTGACTGGTTCTTCGACACCGGCGCCACCTCTCACATGGCCGCCGACCCTGGTATGCTCTCACGTCCCTTCTCCACCAACACGCATCCCGGCATCATCGTCGGCAATGGCACCACCATGCCCGTCTCCCACTCCGGCGACGCCATCATACCCACCCCTTCCTCCTCTCTCACTCTCCGCAATGTGCTCATTTCGCCTCACCTTATTAAAAATCTGATTTCAGTTCGTGCTTTCACCCGTGATAATTTTGTTGCTGTCTCATTTGACCCATTTGGCTTCTCTATTAAGGATCTCACTTCCGGGACGGTGCTCCTCCGATGTAACAGCTCCGGCGACCTGTATCCTCTTCGCCCCACTGCCTGA